The following proteins are encoded in a genomic region of Synechococcus sp. CBW1002:
- a CDS encoding adenylosuccinate synthase, with translation MANVVVIGAQWGDEGKGKITDLLSRSADVVVRYQGGVNAGHTIVVDGRVLKLHLIPSGILYADTTCLIGSGTVVDPKVMLVELDMLLGLGIDVSGLQLASTAHVTMPYHRLLDQAMEQRRGDRRIGTTGRGIGPTYADKAERNGIRVIDLLDETRLRDRLAGPLAEKNEILQKLYGLEPLDFEAVVAEYVGYGQRLAPHVVECTRTIHEAARARKNILFEGAQGTLLDLDHGTYPYVTSSNPVSGGACIGAGVGPTLIDRVIGVAKAYTTRVGEGPFPTELEGSLNDHLCDRGGEYGTTTGRRRRCGWFDGVIGRYAVQVNGLDCLAITKLDVLDELDEIQVCVAYELDGERIVHFPSSSEAFARCKPIYETLPGWQTSTADCRSLDDLPGTAMAYLRFLAELMEVPIAIVSLGASRDQTIVVEDPIHGPKRALLNV, from the coding sequence TTGGCCAACGTTGTCGTCATCGGTGCGCAGTGGGGTGACGAGGGGAAGGGAAAGATCACGGATCTGCTGAGCCGCTCCGCCGATGTGGTGGTGCGCTACCAGGGAGGCGTCAACGCCGGCCACACGATCGTGGTGGATGGTCGGGTGCTGAAGCTGCACCTGATTCCCTCCGGAATTCTCTATGCCGACACCACCTGCCTGATCGGCTCAGGCACGGTGGTGGATCCCAAGGTGATGCTGGTCGAGCTCGACATGCTGCTCGGCCTGGGCATCGATGTGAGCGGCCTGCAGCTGGCGTCCACCGCCCATGTGACCATGCCTTACCACCGCCTGCTGGATCAGGCGATGGAACAGCGGCGCGGCGATCGCCGCATCGGCACCACCGGCCGCGGCATCGGCCCCACCTATGCGGACAAGGCCGAACGCAACGGCATCCGGGTGATCGATCTTCTCGATGAGACCCGGCTGCGCGACCGGCTCGCCGGCCCCCTGGCCGAGAAGAACGAGATCCTCCAGAAGCTCTACGGCCTCGAACCGCTCGATTTCGAGGCGGTGGTGGCCGAATACGTGGGCTACGGCCAGCGCCTCGCCCCCCACGTGGTGGAGTGCACCCGCACCATCCATGAAGCGGCCCGGGCCCGCAAGAACATCCTGTTCGAGGGCGCCCAGGGAACCCTGCTCGACCTGGACCATGGCACCTACCCCTACGTCACCTCCTCCAACCCGGTGAGCGGTGGGGCCTGCATCGGAGCCGGCGTGGGTCCCACCCTGATCGACCGGGTGATCGGCGTGGCCAAGGCCTACACCACCCGCGTCGGCGAAGGCCCCTTCCCCACCGAACTGGAGGGCAGCCTCAACGACCACCTCTGCGATCGTGGCGGCGAGTACGGCACCACCACCGGCCGCCGCCGCCGCTGCGGCTGGTTCGACGGCGTGATCGGTCGCTACGCCGTACAGGTGAACGGGCTCGACTGCCTGGCGATCACCAAGCTGGACGTGCTCGATGAGCTCGACGAGATCCAGGTGTGCGTCGCCTACGAACTCGACGGCGAGCGCATCGTCCATTTCCCCAGCAGCTCCGAAGCCTTCGCCCGCTGCAAACCGATCTACGAGACCCTGCCCGGCTGGCAGACCTCAACCGCCGACTGCCGCAGCCTCGACGATCTGCCCGGCACCGCGATGGCGTACCTCCGCTTTCTCGCCGAACTGATGGAGGTACCGATCGCCATCGTGTCGCTCGGCGCCAGCCGGGATCAGACGATCGTGGTCGAGGATCCGATCCACGGTCCCAAGCGCGCCCTCCTGAACGTCTGA
- a CDS encoding adenosine kinase: MTTKSFDVVGIGNAIVDVLVQADDRFLGDHGLTKGTMALIDEQQAEQLYASVGPGLETSGGSAANTLAGIAQLGGRAGFIGRVRDDQLGAIFSHDIRSVGAHFDTPAARSGPSTARCLILVTPDAQRTMCTYLGASVGLDPTDLDLTLVSQARLLYLEGYLWDSEEAKRAFLAAAEAIRATGGEVALSLSDAFCVERHRDSFLELVDGHVDLLFANEMEITALYRANSFEEAADQVRGRCKVAALTRSEQGSLILSGDTTIQVEPVVLGNLIDTTGAGDLYAAGFLYGYTRGESLERCGRLGSLCAGAVVTQLGPRPQGSLKDLVASHLG; the protein is encoded by the coding sequence ATGACGACCAAATCCTTCGACGTGGTGGGCATCGGCAACGCCATCGTGGACGTGCTGGTGCAGGCCGACGACCGCTTTCTCGGCGACCATGGCCTCACCAAGGGCACCATGGCCCTGATCGATGAGCAGCAGGCCGAGCAGCTCTACGCCAGTGTCGGGCCTGGCCTGGAGACCTCCGGCGGCTCCGCCGCCAACACCCTGGCCGGCATCGCCCAGCTGGGCGGCCGAGCCGGCTTCATCGGCCGGGTGCGGGATGACCAGCTCGGAGCGATCTTCAGCCACGACATCCGCTCGGTGGGCGCTCATTTCGACACCCCCGCAGCCCGCAGCGGCCCCTCCACGGCCCGCTGCCTGATCCTGGTCACCCCCGATGCCCAGCGCACCATGTGCACCTATCTGGGGGCATCCGTTGGGCTTGATCCCACCGACCTCGACCTCACCCTGGTGAGCCAGGCCAGGCTGCTTTACCTGGAGGGCTACCTCTGGGACAGCGAAGAGGCCAAGCGCGCCTTTCTGGCCGCGGCCGAAGCCATCCGCGCCACTGGCGGCGAGGTGGCCCTGAGCCTCTCCGATGCCTTCTGCGTAGAACGGCACCGCGACAGCTTTCTCGAGCTGGTTGATGGTCACGTCGATCTGCTGTTCGCCAACGAGATGGAGATCACGGCCCTCTACCGGGCCAACAGCTTCGAGGAGGCCGCCGATCAGGTGCGGGGCCGCTGCAAGGTGGCGGCCCTGACCCGCAGTGAACAGGGCTCCCTGATCCTCAGCGGCGACACCACGATCCAGGTGGAACCGGTGGTGCTGGGCAACCTGATCGATACAACCGGAGCCGGGGACCTCTACGCCGCCGGCTTCCTGTACGGCTACACCCGCGGCGAGAGCCTGGAGCGCTGCGGACGGCTCGGATCGCTCTGTGCCGGTGCGGTGGTGACCCAGCTGGGTCCGCGCCCCCAGGGCTCACTCAAGGACCTGGTGGCGTCCCACCTGGGTTGA
- the cutA gene encoding divalent-cation tolerance protein CutA, producing the protein MPAMESSKTGCPQAAAMQQADPPPAAMPQAGHLPAEGPQPEPSADGSAGPASLVLALTTEADVERAQALARVLVERRLVACVALTPLRSIYRWQGAIETAEEVQLLLKTHASRLVDLESAVRALHSYDTPEWIHWPVAASAAYGRWLAESCGLGEAPLNPGGTPPGP; encoded by the coding sequence ATGCCCGCCATGGAGTCCAGCAAAACCGGTTGCCCCCAGGCAGCCGCCATGCAACAGGCGGATCCTCCGCCGGCCGCCATGCCGCAGGCTGGCCATCTGCCGGCCGAGGGTCCCCAGCCTGAACCCAGCGCGGATGGCTCCGCCGGCCCCGCTTCCCTGGTGCTGGCCCTCACCACGGAGGCCGATGTCGAGAGGGCCCAGGCCCTGGCTCGTGTCTTGGTGGAACGGCGGCTGGTTGCCTGTGTCGCCCTGACGCCGCTCCGTTCGATCTACCGCTGGCAGGGGGCGATCGAAACCGCTGAGGAGGTGCAGCTGCTGCTCAAGACCCATGCCTCCCGCCTGGTCGACCTGGAGAGCGCCGTGCGGGCCCTGCACAGCTACGACACGCCCGAGTGGATCCACTGGCCCGTGGCGGCCAGTGCCGCCTACGGGCGCTGGCTGGCCGAGAGCTGCGGGCTTGGCGAAGCTCCACTCAACCCAGGTGGGACGCCACCAGGTCCTTGA
- a CDS encoding precorrin-6A/cobalt-precorrin-6A reductase: protein MAGTGEGPPLAAALLQRGWRVQVNVVTAAAVRAYAPHPALEIGVGALGPQGVAQVLQEAQRKGRPFRWVVDASHPFAVRISDELQRACAALEQPLLRLLRADPAREPALEPASASGAPWPTTPKPSSPEPLLLEGVSALEGCGPWQGRRLLLAIGSRQLPEALASSEGARHFARVLPAPSALALALAAGLPPERIACLRPAVGAAVERALCRRWAISHVLCRQSGGRTETLWRTLAADLGLHLLLLRAPQEPHARQGLAWATLLERIGWPA, encoded by the coding sequence GTGGCTGGCACGGGCGAAGGGCCGCCGCTGGCGGCCGCTCTGCTGCAACGCGGCTGGCGGGTGCAGGTGAATGTGGTCACGGCCGCGGCCGTGCGCGCCTATGCCCCCCATCCCGCCCTGGAGATTGGGGTGGGCGCCCTCGGGCCGCAGGGTGTGGCGCAGGTGTTGCAGGAGGCCCAGCGGAAGGGGCGCCCCTTCCGCTGGGTCGTGGATGCCAGCCATCCCTTTGCGGTGCGGATCTCAGACGAGCTGCAAAGGGCCTGCGCTGCCCTGGAGCAGCCCCTGCTGCGCCTGCTGCGGGCCGACCCTGCGCGGGAGCCTGCACTGGAGCCGGCGTCGGCCAGTGGTGCACCATGGCCGACCACGCCAAAGCCGTCCTCTCCAGAGCCTTTGCTGCTGGAGGGGGTGTCTGCCCTCGAGGGGTGCGGTCCCTGGCAGGGCCGACGGCTGCTGCTGGCGATCGGCTCGCGGCAGTTACCCGAGGCGCTGGCCTCCAGTGAAGGAGCGCGCCACTTCGCCCGGGTGCTGCCGGCTCCCAGTGCCCTGGCCTTGGCCCTGGCGGCTGGCTTGCCCCCCGAGAGGATCGCCTGTCTGCGGCCCGCCGTCGGTGCCGCGGTGGAACGGGCCCTGTGTCGCCGCTGGGCGATCAGTCACGTGCTCTGCCGCCAGTCCGGCGGGCGCACCGAAACCCTCTGGCGAACGCTGGCGGCGGATCTCGGACTGCACTTGCTGTTGCTGCGCGCTCCACAGGAACCACATGCGCGCCAGGGCCTCGCCTGGGCGACTTTGCTGGAGCGGATCGGCTGGCCCGCTTGA
- a CDS encoding single-stranded DNA-binding protein: MNHCLLEVEVLEAPQIRYTQDNQTPIAEMAVRLDGLRPDDPPGQLKVVGWGNLAQDLQNRVQVGQRLVLEGRLRINTVSRPDGVKEKRAEFTLSRLHPIGPDGSSSGGPALGGAGMAPAAGPGMAGGQRPAAAAPQRRTAGGPEARTAAAAATPPPPTWNTSPLVPDLPDDDDIPF, translated from the coding sequence GTGAATCACTGTTTGCTTGAAGTGGAGGTGCTGGAGGCTCCCCAGATCCGCTACACCCAGGACAACCAGACCCCGATCGCCGAGATGGCGGTGCGGCTCGATGGCCTGCGGCCCGATGATCCGCCGGGGCAGCTGAAGGTGGTGGGCTGGGGCAACCTCGCCCAGGATCTGCAGAACCGGGTCCAGGTGGGCCAGCGGCTGGTGCTGGAAGGTCGACTGCGGATCAACACCGTGAGCCGACCCGATGGGGTCAAGGAGAAGCGGGCGGAATTCACCCTTTCGCGGCTGCACCCGATCGGACCGGACGGCAGCAGCTCTGGCGGACCGGCACTGGGCGGCGCTGGCATGGCCCCAGCAGCGGGCCCTGGGATGGCTGGCGGCCAACGGCCAGCGGCGGCGGCGCCCCAACGCCGCACGGCTGGTGGGCCGGAGGCCCGCACCGCGGCCGCCGCCGCCACTCCACCGCCACCCACCTGGAACACCTCTCCCCTGGTGCCAGACCTGCCGGACGACGACGACATCCCCTTCTGA
- a CDS encoding DUF2854 domain-containing protein, which yields MQALTSPGSLVTIAGAALTVIGSIAYATDSPNLSLAGVFYGVPVLLGGLALKSSELPPAQRLTPASQYKALRQQEANEPLRKLLGDVTRWRYGQKAHLESSLEALKLWDDDAPPQLLSIAELEQNGGYGLRLRFSTGAVPYDQWEARQDRLGRFFGPGLQAELSRLGGDQIQLSLLPAAAGPETTPDV from the coding sequence ATGCAAGCGCTCACATCCCCCGGCAGCCTGGTGACGATCGCCGGCGCCGCCCTCACGGTGATCGGCTCGATCGCCTACGCCACGGACAGCCCCAACCTCAGCCTGGCCGGGGTGTTTTACGGGGTGCCCGTCCTACTGGGTGGGCTGGCCCTGAAGTCGTCGGAGCTGCCCCCTGCCCAGCGCCTGACCCCAGCCAGTCAGTACAAGGCACTGCGCCAGCAGGAGGCCAACGAGCCGCTGCGCAAGTTGCTGGGCGACGTGACCCGCTGGCGCTACGGCCAGAAAGCACACCTGGAAAGTTCCCTCGAAGCCCTCAAGCTCTGGGACGACGATGCCCCTCCCCAGCTGCTCAGCATCGCCGAGCTCGAGCAGAACGGCGGCTACGGCCTGCGGCTGCGCTTCAGCACCGGTGCCGTGCCCTATGACCAGTGGGAAGCACGCCAGGACCGGCTGGGCCGCTTCTTCGGGCCGGGCCTGCAGGCGGAGCTGAGCCGGCTGGGCGGCGATCAGATCCAGCTCAGCCTCCTGCCGGCCGCTGCTGGCCCAGAAACCACCCCCGACGTCTGA
- the argB gene encoding acetylglutamate kinase, protein MSTEPSISHQDTLRVSVLSEALPYIQRFAGRRIVVKYGGAAMVQEELRDAVFRDLALLASVGVQPVVVHGGGPEINQWLGRLAIEPQFRDGLRVTDAATMDVVEMVLVGRVNKQIVNGLNQVGVRAVGLSGSDGSLVRARPYGDGDHGLVGDVAAVDPAVLRPLLDNGYVPVISSVAPDSAGRAHNINADTVAGELAASLQAEKLILLTDTPGILRDRHDPASLLRQLTLSEARALIAEGIVEGGMTPKTECCIRALAQGVAAAHIVDGRVPHALLLEVFTNSGIGTMVVGSSRTLQKD, encoded by the coding sequence TTGAGCACCGAACCCTCGATCAGCCATCAGGACACCCTGCGGGTGTCGGTTCTCAGTGAGGCGCTGCCTTACATCCAGCGCTTCGCCGGACGGCGCATCGTGGTCAAGTACGGCGGCGCCGCCATGGTGCAGGAGGAGCTGCGCGATGCCGTGTTCCGCGATCTGGCCCTGCTGGCCTCCGTCGGCGTTCAGCCGGTGGTGGTGCACGGCGGCGGCCCGGAGATCAACCAGTGGCTCGGGCGCCTGGCGATCGAGCCCCAGTTCCGCGATGGCCTCAGGGTTACCGACGCCGCCACCATGGACGTGGTGGAGATGGTGCTCGTTGGACGGGTCAACAAGCAGATCGTGAATGGCCTCAACCAGGTGGGGGTGCGGGCGGTGGGCCTCTCCGGCAGCGATGGATCCCTGGTGCGGGCCCGTCCCTACGGCGACGGTGATCACGGCCTGGTGGGTGATGTGGCTGCTGTCGATCCCGCCGTGCTGCGGCCGCTGCTCGACAACGGCTATGTACCGGTGATCTCCAGCGTGGCCCCCGATTCCGCTGGCCGGGCCCACAACATCAATGCCGACACCGTGGCCGGGGAGCTGGCCGCCTCACTCCAGGCTGAAAAACTGATTCTGCTCACCGACACGCCGGGCATTCTGCGGGACCGGCACGACCCGGCCTCGCTGCTGCGCCAGCTCACCCTCTCCGAGGCGCGGGCCCTGATCGCCGAGGGAATCGTCGAGGGGGGCATGACCCCCAAGACCGAGTGCTGCATCCGTGCCCTGGCCCAGGGGGTCGCCGCCGCCCACATCGTCGATGGCCGTGTCCCCCACGCCCTGCTGCTGGAGGTGTTCACCAACTCCGGCATCGGCACCATGGTGGTGGGCAGCTCCCGCACCCTGCAGAAAGACTGA
- a CDS encoding DUF3153 domain-containing protein, with protein sequence MEGLSGAGLADDPLAAARRGLERGDYGQVLRLLEPLATLHSPRTALGGEVRLLMTTALMGQGQSERAQACCRELLRCNDPLLRTQARDLLLVLEAPALSRPRDWSLTLPELGDAPSLEGSRAAALRRRANSGPPPPPPPPVGATRAPIGFAALVIALVLLALGLGGCMQVRSDLHFEGPGRLRLEHHLRSDSGRITPWQRQFALALEAEGFRHDRSGGEEQLIGSVQPASAALAQLARNLELASQLGGVPLPPPQLVLRERNWGLGVRQELQLELDLRNLATVPGLDLGLNLAPVRPSAVRLSTPLATRSSRQPGGQLWPLQAGALNRLELRCWRWSPLGLGGASILLLLLLVSLLQWLRRRAGFGWPELPA encoded by the coding sequence ATGGAGGGCTTGAGCGGAGCGGGACTGGCGGACGACCCTCTGGCGGCGGCCCGCCGCGGCCTTGAACGGGGCGACTATGGCCAGGTACTGCGCCTGCTGGAGCCGCTCGCGACCCTGCATTCACCGCGCACCGCCCTGGGCGGAGAGGTGCGGCTGCTGATGACCACGGCTCTGATGGGTCAGGGGCAGAGCGAACGGGCCCAGGCCTGCTGCCGTGAGCTGCTGCGCTGCAACGACCCCCTGCTGCGGACCCAGGCGCGGGATCTGCTGCTGGTCCTGGAGGCCCCAGCGCTCAGCCGCCCCCGCGATTGGTCCCTCACCCTTCCCGAGCTTGGAGATGCGCCCTCTCTGGAGGGCAGCCGGGCTGCCGCGCTGCGGCGGCGGGCCAACAGCGGCCCACCGCCCCCACCGCCACCGCCGGTGGGGGCCACCCGCGCCCCGATCGGCTTCGCGGCCCTGGTGATTGCCCTGGTGCTGCTGGCCCTCGGCCTGGGCGGCTGCATGCAGGTGCGCAGCGACCTCCACTTCGAAGGACCGGGTCGACTCCGCCTGGAGCACCATCTGCGCAGTGACAGCGGCCGCATCACCCCCTGGCAGCGCCAGTTCGCGCTGGCCCTGGAAGCCGAGGGTTTTCGCCACGACCGCAGCGGCGGCGAGGAGCAGCTGATCGGATCCGTCCAACCGGCCTCCGCCGCCCTGGCCCAGCTGGCCCGCAACCTGGAGCTCGCCTCTCAGCTGGGTGGCGTCCCTCTGCCTCCACCCCAGCTGGTCCTGCGGGAGCGCAACTGGGGCCTGGGGGTGCGGCAGGAGCTGCAACTGGAGCTGGATCTGCGCAACCTCGCCACCGTTCCAGGCCTGGATCTGGGCCTGAACCTCGCTCCGGTGCGGCCTTCGGCCGTGCGCCTGTCCACCCCGCTGGCCACCCGGTCATCGCGGCAACCTGGAGGGCAGCTCTGGCCCCTGCAGGCCGGGGCCCTCAACAGGCTGGAGTTGCGCTGCTGGCGCTGGAGCCCATTGGGGCTGGGCGGCGCCTCGATCCTGCTGCTGCTGCTGCTGGTCTCCCTGCTGCAGTGGCTGCGACGACGGGCGGGCTTCGGCTGGCCGGAGCTGCCGGCCTGA
- the priA gene encoding primosomal protein N', giving the protein MHGFVQVWLEAGREGQVFTYANPDRLVLGPGDLVAVRLQGRRHGGLVVETLVEVPPELLGRTLEPVLELLQPAAVDPRWRAWIAQVADQCHTSLFRTLKSALPAGWLGQRRKTSLSRASVGAAARALARSWVALPAEHPAAPVSTTERQGRLLQALAEGGGQLPLTALQAVEGCSPAVLRTLERRGLLRRCPPPASSSSDDPGGHRLTPAQQEAVAAIEAAAPAQALLLWGVTGAGKTEVYLQAAAACLARGESVLLLAPEIGLIPQLLDRCRQRFGAQVLEYHSGMGDAERVRVWRSCLEAAAEPVALVAVGTRSAVFLPLPRLGLIVLDEEHDDSYKQESPMPCYHARDVARLRLSGSGARLVLGSATPSLETWLRCQGEAADTRLLRLPERIGARPLPPVRVVDMRMELVEGHRRLLSRALMGRLQTLQERGEQAVVLVPRRGYRSFLSCRSCGEVVLCPHCDVALTVHRSARADGAGHEWLRCHWCDHRSPISHRCGHCGSTAFKPFGAGTQRVMEQLAAELEGLRVLRFDRDTTRGRDGHRRLLERFAAGDADVLVGTQMLAKGMDLPRVTLAAVLAADGLLHRPDLRSSELSLQLLLQLAGRAGRGERPGEVLVQTYCPEHPVIRHLVDGRYEQFLVEELALRRQAGLVPFSRACLLRLAGPSATATATAASALAEHLRPTLLTAGWMLVGPAPAPVARVAGRSRWQLLLHGPAGTPLPLPSEAELRQTLPAGVSLAIDPDPLSL; this is encoded by the coding sequence GTGCACGGCTTCGTGCAGGTGTGGCTCGAGGCCGGTCGGGAGGGGCAGGTGTTCACCTATGCCAATCCCGATCGGCTCGTTCTGGGGCCAGGGGATCTGGTGGCGGTACGCCTGCAGGGTCGGCGTCATGGCGGTCTGGTGGTGGAGACCCTCGTCGAGGTTCCCCCCGAGCTTCTGGGCCGCACCCTGGAGCCGGTGCTGGAGCTGCTGCAGCCTGCCGCCGTAGACCCACGCTGGCGTGCCTGGATCGCCCAGGTGGCCGATCAGTGCCACACCAGTCTGTTCCGAACCCTCAAGAGCGCTTTGCCGGCCGGCTGGCTGGGCCAGCGCCGCAAGACTTCGCTCAGCCGTGCCTCGGTGGGGGCCGCCGCCCGGGCCCTGGCACGCAGCTGGGTCGCGTTGCCGGCCGAGCATCCGGCTGCTCCTGTTTCCACCACCGAACGGCAGGGCCGTTTGCTGCAGGCCTTGGCCGAGGGGGGAGGCCAGTTGCCACTGACGGCCCTCCAGGCGGTGGAGGGCTGTTCGCCGGCGGTTCTGCGCACCCTGGAGCGGCGGGGATTGCTGCGCCGTTGCCCACCGCCTGCCTCGTCTTCGTCCGATGACCCCGGCGGGCATCGGCTGACGCCGGCCCAGCAGGAGGCCGTCGCGGCGATCGAAGCGGCGGCCCCTGCCCAGGCCCTGCTGCTCTGGGGTGTGACGGGGGCCGGCAAGACCGAGGTCTATCTGCAGGCGGCGGCCGCCTGCCTGGCCAGGGGGGAGAGCGTGCTGCTGCTGGCCCCGGAGATCGGCCTGATCCCCCAGTTGCTGGACCGTTGCCGCCAGCGGTTCGGCGCGCAGGTGCTCGAATATCACAGCGGCATGGGCGACGCCGAGCGGGTGCGGGTTTGGCGGAGCTGTCTGGAGGCGGCTGCCGAGCCCGTGGCCCTGGTGGCGGTGGGAACCCGCTCGGCGGTGTTTCTGCCGCTGCCCCGTCTCGGTTTGATCGTGCTGGATGAGGAGCACGACGACTCCTACAAGCAGGAGAGTCCGATGCCCTGCTATCACGCCCGCGATGTGGCCCGGCTGCGGCTGTCTGGCTCTGGTGCGCGGCTGGTGCTCGGCAGTGCCACGCCGTCGCTGGAAACCTGGCTGCGCTGCCAGGGCGAGGCCGCCGACACCCGGCTGTTGCGCCTGCCCGAGCGGATCGGGGCCCGGCCGCTGCCGCCCGTGCGGGTGGTGGACATGCGGATGGAGCTGGTCGAGGGGCATCGACGCCTGCTCAGCCGGGCCCTGATGGGGCGTCTGCAGACCTTGCAGGAACGCGGTGAACAGGCCGTGGTGCTGGTGCCGCGGCGTGGCTACCGCTCCTTTCTCAGTTGCCGCAGTTGCGGTGAGGTGGTGCTCTGCCCCCACTGCGACGTGGCCCTCACCGTGCACCGCAGTGCCCGTGCCGATGGCGCCGGCCATGAGTGGCTCCGCTGCCACTGGTGCGATCACCGCAGCCCGATCAGCCATCGCTGCGGCCATTGCGGTTCCACTGCCTTCAAGCCCTTCGGTGCCGGCACCCAGCGGGTGATGGAGCAGCTGGCCGCTGAGCTCGAGGGCCTGCGGGTGCTGCGTTTCGATCGGGACACCACCCGCGGCCGCGACGGTCACCGCCGCCTGCTCGAGCGCTTCGCCGCCGGTGACGCCGACGTGCTGGTGGGCACCCAGATGCTGGCCAAGGGGATGGATCTTCCGCGGGTCACCCTGGCGGCGGTGTTGGCCGCCGATGGGCTGCTGCATCGCCCCGATCTGCGTTCCAGCGAGCTGAGCCTGCAGTTGCTGCTGCAGCTGGCCGGCCGGGCCGGCCGTGGTGAGCGACCCGGCGAGGTGCTGGTGCAGACCTACTGCCCGGAGCATCCGGTGATCCGGCACCTGGTGGATGGGCGCTACGAGCAGTTTCTGGTCGAGGAGCTGGCCCTGCGCCGCCAGGCGGGCCTGGTGCCGTTCAGCCGCGCCTGCCTGCTGCGCCTGGCCGGGCCGAGCGCCACGGCCACGGCCACGGCAGCCTCCGCCCTGGCCGAGCATCTGCGCCCCACACTCCTGACGGCGGGCTGGATGCTGGTGGGGCCTGCGCCTGCTCCAGTCGCCCGGGTGGCGGGGCGCAGCCGCTGGCAACTGCTCCTGCATGGACCGGCGGGCACACCCTTGCCCCTGCCCTCCGAGGCGGAGCTCCGCCAGACCCTGCCGGCCGGGGTGAGCCTGGCGATCGATCCCGACCCCCTCAGCCTCTGA
- the rpoD gene encoding RNA polymerase sigma factor RpoD, translating to MSPVAAQPTAKAKSAAPEILMVASASGESVIVKTPPAAEADLDAAKASKAKPRASRTSKSAETGSEEKKASTTKSSSRKSSAKDTTAKAAKSSATKASAKSASAKTPAAKTAATKGVSRSSKAKTAEVAGAPANLDLAADELLTSSSTEADAEKKSAKDAKALASIKVGPKGVYTEDSIRVYLQEIGRIRLLRPDEEIELARKIADLLQLEELASQFEADKGHYPDTKEWAVLLDMPVIKFRRRLMLGRRAKEKMVQSNLRLVVSIAKKYMNRGLSFQDLIQEGSLGLIRAAEKFDHEKGYKFSTYATWWIRQAITRAIADQSRTIRLPVHLYETISRIKKTTKTLSQEFGRKPTEEEIAESMEMTIEKLRFIAKSAQLPISLETPIGKEEDSRLGDFIEADIENPEQDVAKNLLREDLEGVLATLSPRERDVLRLRYGLDDGRMKTLEEIGQIFDVTRERIRQIEAKALRKLRHPNRNGVLKEYIK from the coding sequence ATGAGCCCAGTCGCCGCCCAGCCCACCGCCAAAGCCAAGTCCGCCGCGCCGGAGATCCTGATGGTGGCCAGCGCGTCCGGGGAGTCGGTCATCGTCAAGACACCTCCCGCCGCCGAGGCCGACCTGGATGCCGCCAAAGCCAGCAAGGCCAAGCCGCGGGCCAGTCGCACCTCCAAGAGCGCCGAAACGGGCAGCGAGGAGAAGAAGGCCAGCACCACCAAGAGCAGCAGCCGCAAGAGCAGCGCCAAGGACACGACCGCAAAAGCCGCCAAGAGCAGCGCCACCAAGGCAAGCGCCAAGAGCGCTTCTGCCAAGACCCCTGCTGCCAAGACCGCTGCCACCAAGGGAGTGTCCCGCAGCAGCAAGGCCAAAACCGCAGAGGTGGCCGGAGCCCCCGCCAACCTGGACCTGGCGGCCGATGAGCTCCTGACCAGCAGCAGCACCGAAGCGGACGCCGAGAAGAAATCAGCCAAGGACGCCAAGGCCCTCGCCAGCATCAAGGTGGGGCCGAAGGGCGTCTACACCGAGGATTCGATCCGCGTCTATCTGCAGGAGATCGGCCGCATCCGCCTGTTGCGCCCTGATGAGGAGATTGAGCTGGCCCGCAAGATCGCCGACCTGCTTCAGCTTGAAGAACTGGCCAGCCAGTTCGAAGCCGACAAAGGCCACTACCCCGATACCAAGGAATGGGCTGTCCTGCTGGACATGCCGGTGATCAAGTTCCGGCGTCGACTGATGCTCGGCCGTCGTGCCAAGGAAAAGATGGTGCAGTCCAACCTGCGCCTGGTGGTGTCGATCGCCAAGAAGTACATGAACCGGGGCCTGAGCTTCCAGGACCTGATCCAGGAAGGTTCCCTCGGCCTGATCCGGGCCGCTGAGAAATTCGACCACGAGAAAGGTTACAAGTTCTCCACCTACGCCACCTGGTGGATTCGCCAGGCCATCACCCGCGCCATTGCCGATCAGAGCCGCACCATCCGCCTGCCGGTGCACCTGTACGAGACCATCTCCCGCATCAAAAAAACCACCAAGACCCTCTCCCAGGAATTCGGCCGCAAGCCCACCGAAGAGGAGATCGCGGAATCGATGGAGATGACCATCGAGAAGCTGCGCTTCATCGCCAAGAGTGCCCAGCTGCCCATCTCCCTGGAGACCCCGATCGGCAAGGAGGAGGATTCCCGCCTCGGCGACTTCATCGAAGCCGACATCGAGAATCCCGAGCAGGACGTGGCCAAGAATCTCTTGCGCGAAGACCTCGAAGGCGTGCTGGCCACCCTCAGCCCACGCGAGCGCGATGTGCTGCGCCTGCGGTACGGCCTCGACGACGGCCGCATGAAGACCCTTGAGGAGATCGGCCAGATCTTTGATGTGACCCGCGAGCGCATCCGCCAGATTGAGGCCAAGGCCCTGCGCAAGCTCCGCCATCCCAACCGCAACGGCGTGCTCAAGGAATACATCAAGTGA